In Candidatus Roseilinea sp., one DNA window encodes the following:
- a CDS encoding polynucleotide adenylyltransferase: protein MTDLTSLLKPAQRFVFDAIRDAAQEAGTPAYLVGGAVRDWLLQLPEIDDLDFVIEGNAIALAESLRQRHGGDVQAYPKFGTATWRSNNVAVDLAMARRESYPRPAALPVVEPSDLPTDLLRRDFTVNAMAMRLDDFTVIDPLGGRDDLQRGVMRVIHARSFIDDPTRMLRGARYAARFKFELDTETRIALEAGLPYVRALSGERVKYDLELNFEDREPEGALILLREWGVFEAAGIPVPPADQLAHRFRQARAVLWSGEWPLDTLHMSPRDLLHAIGWGALTYNIGQLGIARWVDWIPFEHHVRDALIDLGPLSSLSATSFRARRSRLSELLHSFSGLSLFLAYLFETNKLKRDALLCEWKDWRWVKPVTTGDDLRALGLPPGPAYGRILSRLRKAWLDDEVKSYAEEQRLLQQLIEVEGM from the coding sequence ATGACTGATCTTACATCGCTGCTCAAGCCGGCACAACGTTTCGTCTTCGACGCCATTCGCGACGCTGCTCAGGAAGCGGGCACGCCGGCCTATCTGGTGGGCGGTGCAGTGCGCGACTGGCTGTTGCAGTTGCCGGAGATTGACGATCTGGACTTCGTCATCGAGGGCAACGCCATCGCCCTGGCCGAGTCGCTCCGGCAACGTCATGGCGGCGATGTGCAGGCCTATCCCAAATTCGGCACGGCTACTTGGCGATCGAACAATGTGGCAGTGGACCTGGCCATGGCGCGGCGCGAGTCGTATCCGCGTCCGGCGGCGCTGCCGGTGGTCGAGCCGAGCGACCTGCCGACCGATCTCCTCCGGCGCGATTTCACCGTCAACGCTATGGCGATGCGCCTGGACGACTTCACGGTGATTGATCCGCTCGGCGGTCGGGATGATCTGCAGCGCGGCGTCATGCGCGTCATTCACGCGCGCAGCTTCATTGACGATCCGACGCGCATGTTGCGTGGCGCACGCTACGCCGCGCGGTTCAAGTTCGAGCTGGACACCGAGACCCGCATCGCCCTGGAAGCCGGCCTGCCCTACGTGCGCGCGCTCAGCGGCGAGCGCGTGAAGTACGACCTGGAGCTGAACTTCGAGGATCGCGAGCCGGAAGGCGCGTTGATCCTGCTGCGGGAGTGGGGCGTCTTCGAGGCGGCCGGCATCCCCGTGCCGCCGGCCGATCAGTTGGCGCATCGCTTTCGCCAGGCGCGCGCGGTGTTGTGGTCCGGCGAATGGCCGCTCGACACATTGCACATGAGCCCGCGCGACCTGCTCCACGCGATCGGCTGGGGCGCGTTGACCTACAACATCGGCCAGCTCGGCATCGCCCGCTGGGTGGATTGGATCCCGTTCGAGCATCACGTGCGCGATGCGCTGATTGACCTCGGCCCGCTGAGCAGTTTGTCGGCGACGTCGTTCCGCGCCCGGCGCAGCCGGCTGTCGGAGCTGCTGCACAGCTTCAGCGGCCTGTCGCTCTTCCTCGCTTATCTATTCGAGACGAACAAGCTCAAGCGCGACGCTTTGCTGTGCGAGTGGAAGGATTGGCGTTGGGTGAAGCCGGTGACCACGGGCGACGATTTGCGCGCGCTCGGCCTGCCGCCCGGCCCGGCCTACGGCCGCATCCTAAGTCGGCTGCGCAAGGCCTGGCTGGACGACGAAGTGAAGTCCTACGCCGAAGAGCAGCGCCTGTTGCAGCAGTTGATCGAAGTGGAAGGAATGTGA
- a CDS encoding oxidoreductase has translation MQHIAVLGLGIMGSGIARNLLKAGYAVSVYNRTPEKAHPLLEAGALWADSPREAAANADVVISMVGDDTASRAMWLGDRGALNAMRANAIGVEASTLSVEWVRALHQLAQGRGLAFVDAPVTGSKVAAANGTLTFLVGAHPDVLERVRPVLERCSSTILHLGPPASGAIFKLINNMMAAVHIAALGEGVAMADKAGLDMSVVMQALGIGAASSPVVKMKLEHVAKRDHTDTHFALRWMHKDVTYALRLADELGVAVPTGALTRELLRMAMQRGLGDQDLSALTEVVRG, from the coding sequence ATGCAACACATCGCCGTTTTGGGGCTGGGCATCATGGGCAGCGGCATTGCCCGCAACCTGCTGAAAGCCGGCTATGCCGTCAGCGTGTACAACCGCACGCCGGAGAAGGCGCACCCGCTGCTGGAGGCCGGCGCCCTATGGGCCGATAGCCCACGCGAGGCCGCCGCGAACGCCGACGTCGTGATCAGCATGGTCGGCGACGACACGGCCTCGCGCGCCATGTGGTTGGGCGACCGCGGCGCGCTGAATGCGATGCGCGCGAACGCCATCGGCGTGGAAGCGAGCACGCTCTCCGTCGAGTGGGTGCGCGCGTTGCACCAGCTCGCCCAGGGGCGCGGGCTGGCGTTCGTGGACGCGCCGGTCACCGGCAGTAAGGTGGCCGCCGCCAACGGCACGCTCACCTTCCTGGTCGGCGCGCACCCCGATGTGCTCGAGCGCGTGCGGCCGGTGTTGGAGCGCTGCAGCTCGACCATCCTGCATCTCGGCCCGCCGGCCAGCGGCGCCATCTTCAAGCTGATCAACAACATGATGGCTGCCGTGCACATCGCCGCGTTGGGCGAAGGGGTCGCCATGGCCGACAAGGCCGGCCTCGACATGAGCGTGGTGATGCAGGCGCTCGGCATCGGCGCGGCCAGCAGCCCGGTCGTCAAGATGAAGCTGGAGCACGTCGCCAAGCGCGACCACACCGACACGCACTTCGCCCTGCGTTGGATGCACAAAGACGTGACCTACGCGCTGCGCCTGGCCGACGAGCTGGGCGTCGCCGTCCCGACCGGCGCGCTCACCCGCGAGTTGTTGCGCATGGCGATGCAGCGCGGCTTGGGCGATCAAGACCTGTCGGCGTTGACCGAAGTGGTGCGCGGCTGA